The following proteins come from a genomic window of Limosilactobacillus reuteri:
- a CDS encoding transposase, translating into MDNDTRTLLNLTDPHLNFPHHWLKYKTIKKVRVAQISCTLSYTPRACPNCGVINRGQILKYGFYQAKHKYGQFRLNH; encoded by the coding sequence ATGGATAATGATACAAGAACTCTTCTCAATTTAACAGACCCTCATTTAAATTTTCCTCATCATTGGCTTAAATATAAAACAATTAAAAAAGTTCGGGTGGCACAAATATCCTGTACCCTTTCTTATACACCACGGGCTTGTCCAAATTGTGGAGTCATTAATCGTGGTCAAATCTTAAAATATGGCTTTTATCAAGCTAAACACAAATATGGACAATTTAGACTCAACCATTAA
- the pstA gene encoding phosphate ABC transporter permease PstA, whose product MRPEKVDRLATVIILTLTGLVGLVLFALLAYLLLSGIPHISWHFLTSSAESFRSGGGIRDQLFNSLYLVVLTLIVSIPLALCAAIYLSEYAPDNRWTNLLRLAIEVLSSLPSVVVGLFGYLVFVLQWGLDFSLLAGALALTILNLPILTRACEDALRQVPYLQRQAGLGLGMSKWRVTTKIVLPAALPGIITGAILSAGRIFGEAAALIYTAGQSSPAISYTDWNPFSPTSFLNPLRPAETLAVHIWKVNSEGLVPDARAVSNGSVAVLILTILIFNLLARYIGYLIKRRLAK is encoded by the coding sequence ATGCGTCCAGAAAAAGTAGATCGGTTAGCAACCGTGATTATTTTAACTTTAACCGGTTTAGTGGGGTTAGTTTTATTTGCCTTATTAGCGTATTTATTACTATCAGGTATTCCTCATATTTCTTGGCATTTCTTAACTTCAAGCGCGGAATCGTTTAGAAGTGGTGGAGGGATTCGTGATCAATTATTTAATTCTCTTTACCTGGTTGTTTTGACATTAATTGTTTCCATTCCATTAGCATTATGTGCTGCTATTTACTTAAGTGAGTATGCCCCGGATAATCGATGGACAAACTTATTACGGTTGGCAATTGAAGTTTTAAGTTCATTGCCATCAGTGGTAGTGGGCCTATTTGGTTACTTAGTCTTTGTCTTGCAATGGGGGTTAGACTTCTCTTTGCTTGCTGGGGCACTAGCATTAACGATTTTGAACCTGCCAATTTTAACGCGGGCATGTGAAGACGCCCTTCGCCAAGTTCCTTATCTTCAACGTCAGGCCGGATTGGGATTAGGAATGTCAAAGTGGCGCGTAACAACTAAAATTGTTTTACCGGCTGCTTTACCGGGAATTATTACCGGAGCGATCCTAAGTGCTGGCCGCATCTTTGGGGAAGCTGCTGCCTTGATCTACACGGCTGGGCAGAGTTCACCAGCAATTAGCTATACCGATTGGAACCCATTTAGTCCTACCAGTTTCTTAAATCCATTACGACCAGCCGAAACTTTAGCCGTCCATATCTGGAAAGTTAATAGTGAAGGGCTGGTTCCAGATGCCCGTGCTGTTTCAAATGGTTCAGTAGCGGTTTTAATTCTAACAATTTTAATCTTTAACCTATTAGCTAGATACATTGGTTATTTAATCAAGCGACGACTTGCAAAGTGA
- the pstC gene encoding phosphate ABC transporter permease subunit PstC gives MEDLRQRLTQPSVESKQEASGKVISYLAITLIGGLVATILIFLTWKGIALFTGNHYSLWEFLSGIKWQPSDHVFGALPMIATSFSVTLLSGVIALPLALVVAIAITEILPSTAYKFLQPTIELLVGIPSVVYGYVGLTVIVPFLRRFFGGTGFGILAATCVLFLMILPTMTSMTIDSFRAVPKQYRNASAGLGATRWQTISRVIIPSAQSGILTAMVFGMARAFGEALAVQMVIGNTTVMPTGLMHSAATLTSVLTTGIGNTVMGTISNNALWSLALILLVMSLALNLLMRLVSRKGVK, from the coding sequence ATGGAAGACTTACGACAACGTTTGACACAGCCCTCTGTTGAAAGTAAGCAGGAAGCCTCAGGAAAAGTAATTAGTTATCTTGCAATTACTTTAATTGGGGGACTAGTGGCAACGATCTTAATCTTTTTAACTTGGAAAGGAATTGCCCTTTTTACTGGCAATCACTATTCATTGTGGGAATTTCTAAGTGGGATTAAATGGCAGCCAAGTGATCATGTATTTGGCGCGTTGCCGATGATTGCTACTTCTTTTAGTGTTACTCTTTTATCAGGGGTAATTGCCTTGCCGCTTGCCTTAGTAGTTGCTATTGCAATCACAGAGATTTTGCCATCAACTGCATATAAGTTTCTTCAACCGACCATCGAATTATTAGTCGGAATTCCATCCGTGGTGTATGGATATGTCGGTTTAACAGTAATCGTTCCCTTTTTACGGCGCTTTTTCGGCGGCACTGGCTTTGGGATTCTCGCTGCTACCTGTGTATTATTTTTGATGATTTTACCAACGATGACCTCAATGACAATTGATAGTTTTAGGGCGGTTCCAAAACAATATCGCAATGCTTCTGCGGGACTAGGAGCAACTCGCTGGCAAACGATTTCGCGGGTGATTATTCCGAGTGCCCAAAGTGGTATTTTAACGGCAATGGTATTTGGGATGGCGCGGGCATTTGGTGAGGCCTTAGCAGTTCAAATGGTGATCGGAAACACAACGGTAATGCCAACGGGATTGATGCATTCAGCGGCCACCTTAACTAGTGTTTTGACTACTGGAATTGGAAATACAGTCATGGGGACGATTTCAAACAATGCACTCTGGTCCTTAGCTTTAATTCTGTTGGTAATGTCCTTGGCCCTCAATCTGTTAATGCGGCTCGTTAGCCGGAAAGGGGTAAAATAA
- a CDS encoding LCP family protein encodes MKKLNRWLQLLLLAIGLLFAVVIIYGIWSWHSTSTTIMTKSSKSSVQRIQDKKPFSVLIMGTDVGALGRGTSYAGNTDTMELLTVNPVKKTMTITAIPRDTLIKVNTNKGADYVKLNAAYAIGGASEAKKQVSKLLDVPVDYYALMNMGTLERVVNVVGGVDVNNPFAFTYEGHHLKKGWQHLNGKMALKYSRMRYDDPDNDYGR; translated from the coding sequence ATGAAAAAATTAAATCGATGGTTACAGCTTTTACTATTAGCAATTGGTCTCCTTTTTGCAGTAGTTATTATTTATGGGATTTGGAGCTGGCATTCAACTTCTACTACAATAATGACTAAGTCGAGTAAAAGTAGTGTTCAAAGAATACAAGATAAAAAGCCGTTTAGTGTTCTAATAATGGGAACAGATGTAGGTGCACTCGGTCGTGGAACTAGTTACGCTGGTAATACTGATACAATGGAATTATTAACGGTTAATCCAGTTAAAAAGACGATGACTATAACAGCGATTCCGCGGGATACTCTTATTAAGGTCAATACTAATAAAGGAGCAGATTATGTTAAACTTAATGCTGCCTACGCTATTGGTGGAGCAAGTGAAGCGAAGAAGCAGGTTTCAAAACTACTAGATGTTCCGGTTGATTACTATGCTTTGATGAATATGGGAACCTTAGAAAGGGTTGTAAATGTAGTAGGCGGAGTAGATGTTAATAATCCATTTGCTTTTACTTATGAAGGCCACCATTTAAAAAAAGGATGGCAACATTTGAATGGAAAGATGGCTTTAAAGTATTCTCGAATGCGGTATGATGATCCAGATAATGACTATGGTCGTTAG
- a CDS encoding phosphate ABC transporter substrate-binding protein — translation MKKTIIGVVIVAIVCWLGGSWVLAKQQLSQEKITIVGSTALQPLAEAVANNYRTKHPQTSIIVQGGGSGTGLSQVQAGAVNIGSADIFADQQDGINANKLDDNIVAVLGIVPIVNEELGIKNLTMKQLQQIFTGQITNWQEVGGPDLPITVINRAHGSGTRVAFEQTVLKPGMQAVNAQEQDSNGTVKEIIRNTPGAISYIAFAYLNDQVQSVNLDGVAPTADNVTTNKWPLWSYEHMYTQKQPSQSTASFIKYMQSEKVQKTLVTEAHYISIHDMKVEKTPTGKVTERK, via the coding sequence ATGAAAAAAACGATTATCGGGGTTGTTATCGTCGCAATAGTTTGTTGGCTAGGCGGGTCATGGGTACTCGCTAAGCAACAACTATCACAAGAAAAAATTACTATTGTCGGCTCAACAGCTCTTCAACCATTAGCTGAAGCAGTTGCAAATAATTACCGAACTAAGCATCCCCAAACCAGCATTATTGTACAGGGTGGTGGTTCAGGAACCGGTCTTAGTCAGGTACAAGCAGGAGCAGTAAATATCGGATCTGCTGATATCTTTGCTGACCAGCAAGATGGGATTAATGCCAATAAATTAGATGACAATATTGTTGCTGTTTTGGGAATAGTACCAATTGTTAATGAAGAGCTTGGGATTAAGAATTTGACAATGAAGCAGCTTCAGCAAATTTTTACTGGTCAAATTACGAATTGGCAAGAAGTTGGCGGACCTGATTTGCCAATTACAGTTATTAATCGTGCTCATGGAAGTGGAACCCGGGTTGCGTTTGAACAAACAGTATTGAAACCGGGAATGCAGGCAGTGAATGCTCAAGAACAAGATTCAAACGGGACAGTCAAAGAAATTATTAGAAATACACCAGGGGCAATTAGCTATATTGCATTTGCTTATCTTAATGACCAAGTTCAGTCAGTTAACCTTGATGGAGTAGCACCAACTGCTGATAATGTTACAACTAATAAGTGGCCATTATGGTCATATGAGCATATGTACACGCAAAAACAACCATCCCAATCAACTGCAAGTTTCATTAAATATATGCAAAGCGAGAAAGTCCAAAAGACGCTCGTAACAGAAGCTCACTATATTAGCATTCATGATATGAAAGTTGAAAAAACGCCAACTGGGAAAGTAACTGAAAGGAAATAA
- a CDS encoding GNAT family N-acetyltransferase: MDLDIQPVRLSLKEYKQVKQLYMRAFPKYEREPWTWLLIKSKYQRADFMAFYDQEQFVGFAYVIHSHGMHYILYLAVNDQIRSQGYGTRIINGLRRLYPEDSLALDVEQPNPQAANNQQRLRRLKFYRRNGFFPTPKLFKEEKVTFQVLATNKKINQRKIDKAFEWFSWPLGWLIQ, from the coding sequence TTGGATTTAGACATACAGCCCGTGAGGTTGAGTTTAAAAGAATATAAACAAGTTAAACAATTATATATGCGCGCATTTCCGAAATATGAGCGAGAACCGTGGACGTGGTTGCTCATCAAGAGTAAGTATCAACGCGCTGACTTCATGGCCTTCTATGACCAGGAACAGTTTGTTGGATTTGCTTACGTTATTCACAGTCACGGTATGCATTATATTTTGTATCTCGCAGTTAATGATCAAATCCGTTCTCAAGGATATGGGACACGGATCATTAATGGGCTTCGTCGCCTTTACCCTGAAGATTCACTTGCCCTGGATGTTGAGCAACCCAATCCCCAGGCGGCAAATAATCAGCAACGGTTACGACGACTTAAGTTTTATCGGCGCAATGGCTTTTTCCCAACTCCAAAACTTTTCAAAGAGGAAAAAGTCACATTCCAAGTTTTAGCAACTAATAAAAAAATCAACCAACGAAAGATTGATAAGGCCTTTGAGTGGTTTTCATGGCCTCTTGGTTGGTTGATTCAATAA
- a CDS encoding ISL3 family transposase, which translates to MNLADQYKPNLNYLPETLCIDEFKLMRSAKGKMSFIAVDGDRSCLFELLEDRRLRSLFKHYQQFTRRARCRMKYLVMDMNAAYDQLVKTVFPCAQIIYDRFHIAKHLNDTMNHVRIHVFNRLRKGDSAEQKQARRLKHYWRLFLQDREKLSTKLYYEGRYFNRVVNSMIILDLMLGYDQELRATYNFIQSLKHAYNQRDFTTFFQLLKLRPDSVSHYTIHRCQVLARYKEGIKCGFETKFSNGRTERINNRIKTIKRVACGYRYFTAFKTRIYLIIGHQIQTN; encoded by the coding sequence TTGAACCTCGCCGATCAATATAAACCAAATTTAAATTATCTACCGGAAACATTATGTATTGATGAATTTAAATTAATGCGGAGCGCTAAAGGCAAGATGAGTTTTATCGCCGTTGATGGTGATCGAAGTTGCTTATTTGAGCTCCTTGAAGATCGCCGATTACGTAGCTTATTTAAACATTATCAACAGTTTACGCGTCGTGCTCGTTGCCGAATGAAATATCTGGTAATGGATATGAACGCTGCTTATGACCAACTAGTTAAAACAGTTTTTCCTTGTGCTCAAATTATTTATGATCGCTTTCACATTGCCAAACACCTTAATGACACGATGAATCATGTGCGAATTCATGTCTTTAACCGTTTGCGAAAAGGTGATTCAGCGGAGCAGAAACAAGCTCGTCGTCTTAAACATTATTGGCGGCTATTTCTTCAAGATCGAGAAAAATTAAGTACAAAATTGTATTACGAAGGACGTTATTTTAATCGCGTTGTTAATTCCATGATAATCTTAGACTTAATGTTAGGGTATGACCAAGAGTTAAGAGCCACCTATAATTTTATCCAATCCTTGAAGCATGCTTATAATCAACGTGATTTTACAACTTTCTTTCAATTACTTAAACTTCGGCCAGACAGTGTTAGCCATTATACAATCCACCGTTGCCAGGTTTTAGCGCGTTATAAAGAGGGGATTAAGTGTGGCTTTGAGACTAAGTTCTCAAATGGTCGAACCGAAAGGATTAATAATCGAATTAAGACTATCAAACGAGTTGCCTGTGGTTATCGTTACTTTACGGCATTTAAAACTCGGATTTATTTAATTATTGGCCACCAAATTCAAACTAACTAA
- a CDS encoding response regulator transcription factor codes for MTKKFLLMSQQDDLVQQLQAICKKEHWTYELVTTPTGLVVALEKNQISGIWWDMTEVSLDTTIATMTLIRSQVQGPITAFTPRFTEHIQRKLYRAHVDDVIAFPLLPSVFRSLIQQRLWTYHYPQMHSLADDNMTKNDPVITTGSWEINQETYTVTKNDKTIALTPKEFQLLSYLVDHKGQVLNRDQLVNGVWGYDILDTSRIVDIHISHLRDKLEDDSQHPTHLLTVRGFGYKFV; via the coding sequence ATGACCAAGAAATTTTTGCTAATGAGCCAGCAAGACGATCTCGTCCAACAGTTACAAGCTATTTGTAAAAAAGAACACTGGACCTATGAGCTCGTGACTACTCCAACTGGCTTAGTAGTAGCCTTAGAAAAAAATCAAATTAGCGGAATTTGGTGGGATATGACGGAGGTAAGCTTAGACACTACGATTGCTACCATGACCCTTATTCGGTCGCAAGTCCAAGGACCGATTACCGCTTTTACTCCTCGCTTTACGGAACACATTCAACGAAAATTATACCGGGCACATGTTGATGATGTAATTGCATTCCCTCTCCTCCCCAGTGTTTTCCGCTCCTTAATTCAGCAGCGCTTGTGGACTTACCACTATCCACAGATGCATTCACTAGCTGATGATAATATGACAAAAAATGACCCAGTTATAACTACTGGATCATGGGAAATTAATCAAGAAACCTATACTGTTACTAAAAATGATAAAACAATTGCTTTAACACCCAAGGAATTTCAACTACTTTCCTACTTAGTTGACCATAAAGGACAGGTATTAAACCGGGATCAACTCGTTAATGGAGTTTGGGGATATGATATTCTTGATACTTCACGGATCGTTGACATTCATATCAGTCACCTCCGCGATAAACTTGAAGATGACTCCCAACACCCTACTCACCTTCTCACAGTACGGGGATTTGGCTACAAATTTGTTTAA